A window from Neobacillus sp. PS3-40 encodes these proteins:
- the yhbY gene encoding ribosome assembly RNA-binding protein YhbY: MLTGKQKRFLRSMAHHLDPIFQVGKGGVNENMIKQIGEALEVREILKVSILQNCDEDKTVIAEQLKTGVGAELVQIIGHTIVLYKESVENKQIVLP; the protein is encoded by the coding sequence ATGTTAACAGGTAAACAAAAAAGATTTTTGAGATCGATGGCCCATCACTTGGATCCTATTTTTCAAGTTGGAAAGGGTGGAGTTAACGAAAATATGATTAAACAAATTGGAGAGGCATTAGAGGTTAGAGAGATCCTTAAAGTAAGCATTCTCCAAAATTGTGATGAAGATAAAACAGTTATTGCTGAACAATTGAAAACTGGTGTAGGTGCAGAACTTGTTCAAATAATCGGGCATACAATTGTGCTCTATAAGGAATCTGTAGAAAATAAACAAATTGTTCTTCCATAA